In the Anser cygnoides isolate HZ-2024a breed goose chromosome 27, Taihu_goose_T2T_genome, whole genome shotgun sequence genome, one interval contains:
- the LOC106048424 gene encoding acidic leucine-rich nuclear phosphoprotein 32 family member B isoform X2: protein MEMKKRLTLELRNKKPGEVKELVLDNCRSDDGKIVGLSSDFENLEFLSMININLLSVSNLPKLNKLRKLELSDNRISGGLEVLAERTPNLTHLNLSGNKIKDINTLEPLKKLPNLHSLDLFNCEVTMLINYRESVFTLLPHLTYLDGFDADDQEAPDSDPEADGDGLEDEYENGEGEEEDDDEEEDDLDEEVIDEEDDEDDDLEGEEEEDGVDDEEEDEEEDGEDEEEDEADDDLPRGEKRKRNLEDEGEEDPEDEEDDEDD from the exons ATGGAGATGAAGAAGCGGCTCACGCTGGAGCTGCGCAACAAGAAGCCGGGCGAG GTGAAGGAGCTGGTTCTTGATAACTGCCGCTCGGACGATGGGAAGATCGTTGGTCTCTCTTCAGATTTTGAGAACCTGGAGTTCCTCAGCATGATCAACATCAACTTGCTGTCCGTCTCCAATCTACCCAAGCTTAACAAACTGCGGAAG CTGGAGCTGAGTGATAACCGGATTTCTGGTGGCCTTGAAGTTCTAGCAGAGAGAACTCCTAACCTGACACACTTGAATCTAAGCGGCAACAAGATCAAAGACATCAATACTCTGGAGCCCTTG AAAAAGTTGCCAAACCTGCATAGTCTGGACCTCTTCAACTGCGAGGTGACAATGCTCATCAACTACCGGGAGAGTGTGTTCACCCTTCTGCCCCATCTCACCTACCTAGATGGATTTGATGCTGATGACCAGGAAGCCCCTGACTCAGACCCTGAAGCAGATGGGGATGGACTGGAAGATGAGTACGAGAATGGGGAAG gtgaggaagaggatgatgatgaggaggaagatgatTTGGATGAAGAAGTCATTGATGAAGAAGATGACGAAGATGATGACCTGGAaggtgaagaggaggaggatggagtaGATGATGAG gaggaagatgaggaggaagaCGGtgaggatgaagaagaagatgaagctGATGATG ACCTTCCAcgaggggaaaagagaaaacgaAATCTAGAGGATGAAGGAGAGGAAGATCCAGAAGACGAAGAGGATGATGAGGATGACTGA
- the LOC106048424 gene encoding acidic leucine-rich nuclear phosphoprotein 32 family member B isoform X1 — MEMKKRLTLELRNKKPGEVKELVLDNCRSDDGKIVGLSSDFENLEFLSMININLLSVSNLPKLNKLRKLELSDNRISGGLEVLAERTPNLTHLNLSGNKIKDINTLEPLKKLPNLHSLDLFNCEVTMLINYRESVFTLLPHLTYLDGFDADDQEAPDSDPEADGDGLEDEYENGEEGEEEDDDEEEDDLDEEVIDEEDDEDDDLEGEEEEDGVDDEEEDEEEDGEDEEEDEADDDLPRGEKRKRNLEDEGEEDPEDEEDDEDD; from the exons ATGGAGATGAAGAAGCGGCTCACGCTGGAGCTGCGCAACAAGAAGCCGGGCGAG GTGAAGGAGCTGGTTCTTGATAACTGCCGCTCGGACGATGGGAAGATCGTTGGTCTCTCTTCAGATTTTGAGAACCTGGAGTTCCTCAGCATGATCAACATCAACTTGCTGTCCGTCTCCAATCTACCCAAGCTTAACAAACTGCGGAAG CTGGAGCTGAGTGATAACCGGATTTCTGGTGGCCTTGAAGTTCTAGCAGAGAGAACTCCTAACCTGACACACTTGAATCTAAGCGGCAACAAGATCAAAGACATCAATACTCTGGAGCCCTTG AAAAAGTTGCCAAACCTGCATAGTCTGGACCTCTTCAACTGCGAGGTGACAATGCTCATCAACTACCGGGAGAGTGTGTTCACCCTTCTGCCCCATCTCACCTACCTAGATGGATTTGATGCTGATGACCAGGAAGCCCCTGACTCAGACCCTGAAGCAGATGGGGATGGACTGGAAGATGAGTACGAGAATGGGGAAG AaggtgaggaagaggatgatgatgaggaggaagatgatTTGGATGAAGAAGTCATTGATGAAGAAGATGACGAAGATGATGACCTGGAaggtgaagaggaggaggatggagtaGATGATGAG gaggaagatgaggaggaagaCGGtgaggatgaagaagaagatgaagctGATGATG ACCTTCCAcgaggggaaaagagaaaacgaAATCTAGAGGATGAAGGAGAGGAAGATCCAGAAGACGAAGAGGATGATGAGGATGACTGA
- the ACER1 gene encoding alkaline ceramidase 1 yields MPSIFSYQSAEVDWCEGNFEHSTVIAEYYNTISNVSFFVLSAALLYLNRQYCQQRAVPMYFVSGLLLCVGVFSMYFHMTLSYVGQLLDELSILWTLAVAYSFWYPKVYFPRCIKSRKHFFWLSGVTTVVSTLMSFIKPAFNAYALNCIAFHLLYLTWCELKKCNDKRVHRMAAAMVVWWALAITSWLSDRWLCWLWQAISFPYFHSFWHVLIAVSLLYCFPLVIYFDVNYEMPTFKPKLGYWPSDSWPVVVPYVALEEPHKQC; encoded by the exons ATGCCGAGCATATTCTCCTACCAGAGCGCCGAAGTCGACTGGTGTGAAGGCAACTTTGAGCACTCGACAGTCATTGCAGAGTACTACAACACC ATCAGCAATGTAAGCTTCTTTGTCCTTTCGGCTGCCCTGCTCTACCTGAACCGGCAGTACTGCCAGCAGCGCGCTGTGCCCATGTACTTTGTCTCTGGTCTGCTCCTCTGCGTAG GTGTCTTCTCCATGTACTTCCACATGACTCTGAGCTATGTGGGACAGCTCTTGGACGAGCTCTCCATCCTCTGGACGCTGGCTGTGGCGTATTCCTTCTGGTACCCAAAGGTTTACTTCCCCAGGTGCATTAAGAGCAG GAAGCATTTCTTCTGGTTGAGTGGTGTCACCACTGTGGTCAGTACCTTGATGTCCTTCATCAAACCAGCCTTCAACGCCTATGCACTCAACTGCATCGCCTTCCACCTGCTGTACCTGACATGGTGTGAGCTGAAAAA GTGCAATGACAAACGGGTTCACCGGATGGCTGCAGCCATGGTCGTGTGGTGGGCACTGGCCATCACCAGCTGGTTAAGTGACAGGTGGCTTTGCTGGCTCTGGCAGGCGATCAGCTTCCCCTACTTCCACAGCTTCTG GCACGTGCTGATAGCTGTGTCCCTCCTCTACTGCTTCCCGCTGGTCATCTACTTTGACGTCAACTACGAGATGCCAACATTCAAACCAAAGCTGGGATATTGGCCCAGTGACTCCTGGCCTGTCGTGGTGCCTTACGTTGCCCTGGAGGAGCCCCACAAGCAGTGCTAG